The sequence AGCCTCAAGGAAGGACTACGCCTCCcaggaggctctgcgctgaccgtctCCGGCCTCCCGACAGGCTCCGCGTGCTTTACGCGCCAGCTTTGGCCTTAGCCAGCGAGTGGCAGAATCGCGGCAGAGGATGGAGAGCAGCGATGAAGCGGCCGTCGAGAAATGCCGAATCCACTTGCGCCCCGGCACGCTGCGCGACGCGCCTCCCGCCACGTTGCACCTTCTGCCCTGCGAGGTTCTGGTTAGCCGGCCTGCCCCCGTGGGGCGCTTCTTCACCCCAGCCATCCGCCAGGGTCCCGACGGTGAGCACTCACGACCGGACTACAGCTCCCGGCAGCCCCCGCGCCCGCGCCACTCTCTTCTCGGCGAGGAGCGGCTCGAGGGCTCCTGGGGATCGTGGTCCACTGGAGATGGCGGGAGGGCCCCAGGGAGGCTGCCCCACTAGGCCTGAATCGGGCCCTCACTGAGGCCCCGCGCCTGTCTCCTACAGGACTGGAAGTGTCGTTTCGGGGCCGCAAACTACGCGGCGAGGAGGTGGTGGTGCCGCCTGGGCTCGTGGGCTACGTgatggaagaaaagggagaggggttGGTGGGGAAGGGCTTCTCGGAGGGTTCGTCGAATGACAACGAGCAAGAGCAGCAGGAGCTGGCGGAACCCCCAGAGGCGCTGGAGCGGGACTTTGTGAGCACGGGGGGATAGGGCTGGAGGGGGTATGCGGGCGGGAGCGGTGGCCCCAATGTTTAGCCGAGCTCCCTCCCCAGGACCGGTTCATTGGAGCCACCGCTAGTTTCAGTGGCTTCACGCTGTGGGGCCTGGAGACCATCCCCGGTCCGGATGCCAAAGTGCGCGGGGCCCTAACCTGGCCCAGTCTCGCTGCCGCGGTGAGTAGATGGATGTGCCCTCTTCCAGGCCCTGTCCGTTCCTCTCTGACTTCAAGCTTATTGCCTAGGTTATCCAGAATCTTGCCCCCGCAGTGGATTTGGGGCTTCGGGGCGGGGGAGCACAATGGGGCAGGTGGAGCCTGGGTCTGAATGGAGGACTGGACTG is a genomic window of Acinonyx jubatus isolate Ajub_Pintada_27869175 chromosome D1, VMU_Ajub_asm_v1.0, whole genome shotgun sequence containing:
- the RNASEH2C gene encoding ribonuclease H2 subunit C; translated protein: MESSDEAAVEKCRIHLRPGTLRDAPPATLHLLPCEVLVSRPAPVGRFFTPAIRQGPDGLEVSFRGRKLRGEEVVVPPGLVGYVMEEKGEGLVGKGFSEGSSNDNEQEQQELAEPPEALERDFDRFIGATASFSGFTLWGLETIPGPDAKVRGALTWPSLAAAIHAQVPED